A section of the Pedobacter sp. HDW13 genome encodes:
- the ilvE gene encoding branched-chain-amino-acid transaminase, with protein sequence MKYYNSNTIIYLDGAFEKAVNSSTDLYGQSLHYGYAAFEGIRSYKTHNGSRIFKAAAHFDRLERSCQLANIPFPWDKQELIDATYKLLQLNKLKDAYIRPLVFCHPNMKLNSPSGVSIMICAWEWDAYSGNKLLKLTVSDYERPNPKSSPIEAKLSGNYVNSILATTAANIKGYDEALLLDMNGFVAEASGANIFLEKDGKLYTPSLGNILPGITRATVKELCTVLDIECIEKKLTVEDLKTADSAFLCGTATEIAGIASIDDIVYRPLWRESIGYTIQRAYKNLVLEKVNYEVII encoded by the coding sequence ATGAAATACTACAATTCTAATACGATTATCTACCTTGATGGAGCTTTTGAAAAAGCTGTAAACAGCAGCACTGATTTATACGGTCAGTCGCTACATTACGGTTATGCTGCTTTTGAGGGCATTCGCTCTTATAAAACGCATAATGGTAGCCGCATTTTCAAAGCTGCTGCGCATTTTGATCGCTTAGAGCGCTCTTGCCAATTGGCCAATATTCCTTTCCCATGGGATAAACAAGAATTAATTGATGCTACTTATAAATTACTTCAGTTAAACAAACTGAAAGATGCCTATATCCGTCCGCTGGTTTTTTGTCACCCAAACATGAAACTGAACTCACCAAGCGGTGTTTCGATCATGATTTGTGCATGGGAATGGGATGCTTATTCGGGTAACAAGTTATTAAAACTAACCGTTTCCGACTACGAAAGGCCAAACCCAAAATCAAGCCCAATAGAAGCAAAATTAAGCGGCAATTATGTTAACTCGATTTTAGCCACTACTGCAGCAAACATTAAAGGTTATGATGAAGCTTTGCTCCTTGATATGAATGGTTTTGTTGCAGAAGCATCGGGTGCAAATATTTTCCTCGAAAAAGACGGTAAACTATATACTCCATCTTTAGGCAATATTTTACCCGGCATTACCCGTGCAACTGTTAAAGAACTTTGCACCGTTTTAGATATCGAATGTATAGAAAAGAAGCTTACTGTTGAAGATTTAAAAACCGCCGATAGTGCCTTTTTGTGTGGAACAGCAACAGAAATTGCAGGTATTGCCTCTATTGATGATATTGTTTACCGCCCTTTATGGCGCGAATCTATCGGTTACACTATACAGCGTGCCTATAAAAACCTGGTATTGGAAAAAGTGAATTACGAAGTGATTATATAG
- the ilvN gene encoding acetolactate synthase small subunit has protein sequence MSTENTIEHKIDKADLEGKQEYTITVYAENRIGLLNRIAIIFSKRKINIESLNTSPSEIDGIHRFNIVIHESYEVVRKLARQIEKQIEVLKVYFNTNDEIIWQELALYKVSTDEIAERVTVERLLRQYGASAVVIRKDYTVFAVTGHREETDALVKALEPYELIEFVRSARVAIIKDSAGFHEKLKEFEAFEPGEELVENEFLDKGQKIFTM, from the coding sequence ATGAGCACTGAAAACACAATTGAACATAAAATAGATAAGGCCGATTTAGAAGGTAAGCAGGAATATACCATTACGGTTTATGCCGAAAACCGCATCGGTTTATTAAACAGGATTGCGATTATTTTCTCGAAAAGAAAAATCAACATCGAAAGCCTTAATACCTCTCCTTCTGAAATTGATGGTATCCATCGTTTCAACATCGTGATTCACGAAAGTTACGAAGTGGTGCGGAAACTGGCCCGTCAGATTGAGAAACAGATCGAAGTATTGAAAGTTTATTTTAATACCAACGACGAGATTATCTGGCAGGAACTAGCACTTTACAAAGTTTCGACAGATGAAATTGCAGAAAGAGTAACAGTTGAGCGTTTATTAAGGCAATATGGTGCCAGCGCAGTTGTGATTCGTAAAGATTATACTGTTTTCGCAGTTACAGGTCACCGCGAAGAAACCGATGCCCTAGTAAAAGCTTTAGAACCTTACGAATTAATTGAGTTTGTTCGTTCAGCCAGGGTAGCTATTATTAAAGATAGTGCTGGTTTCCACGAAAAACTAAAAGAATTTGAAGCCTTTGAACCAGGTGAAGAATTAGTAGAAAACGAGTTTTTAGATAAAGGACAGAAGATTTTTACAATGTAA
- a CDS encoding O-methyltransferase, with protein MTEEINQHFPKAYQQINDATIASEFAMASDVLTCSLLRTLAATKPAGKFLELGTGTGLSTSWILDGLDQDSRLISIDNDAKFLAIAEQFIGEDHRLTLVDTDGADWINKNKNEKFDYIFADTWHGKYLLLDEAIAMLNKGGLYIIDDMLPQPNWPEGHQEKAAKLIQDLESRDDLNLTKQVWATGIVIGVKK; from the coding sequence ATGACTGAAGAAATCAATCAACATTTTCCAAAAGCTTACCAGCAAATTAATGATGCAACAATCGCATCAGAATTTGCTATGGCATCTGATGTGTTGACTTGTTCTTTACTCAGAACGCTTGCAGCAACTAAACCAGCAGGAAAATTTCTGGAGTTAGGAACCGGAACAGGTTTATCTACTTCCTGGATATTAGATGGCTTAGATCAGGATAGCAGACTTATTTCTATAGATAACGACGCTAAATTTTTAGCTATTGCAGAGCAGTTTATTGGCGAGGATCACCGCTTAACGCTGGTTGATACCGATGGTGCAGATTGGATTAATAAAAATAAAAACGAAAAGTTCGATTACATATTTGCCGACACCTGGCATGGAAAATACTTGCTTTTAGACGAAGCAATTGCCATGCTCAATAAAGGTGGACTTTATATCATCGATGATATGTTACCTCAACCTAACTGGCCTGAAGGACATCAGGAAAAAGCAGCAAAGTTGATACAAGATTTAGAATCTCGCGATGATTTAAACCTAACTAAACAGGTTTGGGCTACAGGGATCGTAATCGGAGTAAAAAAATAG
- a CDS encoding antibiotic biosynthesis monooxygenase, whose product MILEVAILNVKPGLSADFEKAFNLAEKIISAMKGYISHQLKKCVEVADKYILLVNWETLEDHTAGFRGSAAYQDWKKLLHHFYDPFPTVEHYLEIEG is encoded by the coding sequence ATGATTTTAGAAGTTGCCATATTAAATGTAAAGCCAGGTTTATCGGCCGATTTTGAAAAAGCCTTTAACCTGGCCGAAAAAATAATCAGTGCAATGAAAGGCTATATTTCGCACCAACTTAAAAAATGTGTTGAAGTAGCCGATAAATACATCCTGCTGGTGAACTGGGAAACGCTCGAAGACCATACAGCAGGTTTTAGAGGCTCGGCAGCTTATCAGGATTGGAAAAAGTTATTGCATCATTTTTATGATCCTTTTCCAACAGTTGAGCATTATTTAGAGATAGAAGGCTGA
- a CDS encoding class I SAM-dependent methyltransferase, whose amino-acid sequence MPEIVWDATLYDKQHHFVSDYGADVLQWLAPKADEHILDVGCGTGQLAAQIAASGALVLGTDASADMVANAKAAYPNLSFEVVDGASLPYQENFDAVFSNATFHWIENQQALTDGLFKSLKPGGRLVAEFGGKGNVKSITDAIAAAASQLGFTDQVVTDFWYFPSVSTYASLLESKGFEVEQVWLFDRPTKLIGEAGMYIWINQFAQHAFKNLDEAQAEAIKNLAVEILKPDYFINGEWIADYRRIRVKALKR is encoded by the coding sequence ATGCCAGAAATAGTTTGGGATGCAACATTATACGATAAGCAGCATCACTTCGTATCAGATTACGGAGCAGATGTTTTGCAATGGCTGGCGCCGAAAGCCGACGAACATATTTTAGATGTAGGTTGTGGCACAGGTCAGCTGGCGGCACAAATTGCAGCAAGTGGAGCACTGGTTCTGGGAACCGATGCGTCTGCCGATATGGTAGCCAATGCAAAAGCAGCGTATCCCAACCTGAGCTTCGAAGTGGTAGATGGAGCAAGCCTTCCCTATCAGGAAAACTTCGATGCAGTTTTTAGCAACGCTACTTTCCACTGGATTGAAAACCAGCAAGCCTTAACCGACGGCTTATTTAAAAGTTTAAAACCTGGCGGAAGGCTGGTAGCCGAATTTGGAGGTAAAGGAAATGTGAAAAGCATTACCGATGCCATCGCTGCTGCCGCCAGTCAGCTGGGGTTTACGGATCAGGTGGTAACCGATTTCTGGTACTTTCCATCCGTTAGTACCTATGCGAGCCTGCTCGAATCGAAAGGTTTCGAAGTAGAACAAGTTTGGTTGTTCGATAGGCCAACAAAACTAATCGGCGAAGCAGGCATGTACATTTGGATTAACCAGTTTGCCCAACATGCATTTAAAAATTTAGACGAAGCGCAGGCCGAAGCAATCAAAAACCTGGCAGTTGAAATCCTGAAACCCGATTACTTTATTAACGGAGAATGGATAGCCGACTACAGGAGAATAAGAGTTAAAGCCCTCAAAAGGTAG
- the ilvB gene encoding biosynthetic-type acetolactate synthase large subunit — protein METAQDTIQQTGAKAETSKTFKGTGSQVLLNGLIEEGVTTIFGYPGGAIMPIYDALYDYADKLEHILVRHEQGGIHAAQGFARASGEVGVVFATSGPGATNLVTGLADAQIDSTPLVCITGQVFAHLLGTDAFQETDVINITTPVTKWNYQVTDAKEIQEVLAKAFYIAKSGRPGPVLIDITKNAQLQIEEFPEYVKCNHIRSYRPKPKVRVEFIEQAAALIDSAKKPFVLFGQGVILGKAEEEFKAFIEKSGIPAAWTIMGEGAIPTSHPLNVGMLGMHGNYGPNVLTNEADVIIAIGMRFDDRVTGRLDKYAKQAKVVHLDIDPAEIDKNVKAEVGVWGDCKETLPLLTNLVNESKHEEWVAKFREYNQQEIDQVITPELYPTGDEMTMGEVLRNINEICGGDAVIVTDVGQHQMVACRYAKFNNTRSNITSGGLGTMGFGLPAAIGAKYGAPDKTVIAIIGDGGFQMTPQELGTIMQFGAAVKILILNNRFLGMVRQWQQLFHDKRYSFVNITSPDFVALAKSYYIEAAKVDERANLRAALETMINHEGSYLLEVMVGRENNVFPMVPQGMSVSEIRLK, from the coding sequence ATGGAAACTGCACAAGATACAATACAACAAACCGGGGCAAAAGCAGAAACCTCAAAAACTTTTAAAGGTACGGGCTCGCAGGTTTTGTTGAATGGCTTAATTGAAGAGGGTGTAACCACCATTTTCGGTTATCCGGGTGGGGCAATCATGCCTATTTATGATGCCCTTTACGATTATGCCGATAAATTAGAACATATATTAGTTCGCCACGAGCAAGGTGGCATACATGCTGCTCAGGGTTTTGCACGCGCAAGCGGCGAAGTAGGTGTAGTATTTGCAACCAGCGGCCCTGGTGCAACCAACCTGGTAACCGGTTTAGCCGATGCACAGATCGATAGTACACCTTTAGTTTGTATCACTGGACAAGTTTTCGCACATTTATTAGGTACCGATGCTTTCCAGGAAACCGATGTAATCAACATTACTACTCCAGTTACCAAATGGAACTATCAGGTTACCGATGCAAAAGAAATTCAGGAGGTATTGGCCAAAGCTTTTTATATTGCTAAAAGTGGCAGACCGGGTCCGGTTTTAATCGATATTACCAAAAATGCGCAATTGCAAATTGAGGAGTTCCCTGAATATGTAAAATGCAATCACATCCGTTCTTACCGTCCGAAACCAAAGGTTAGGGTTGAGTTTATAGAACAGGCAGCGGCTTTAATCGACTCTGCCAAGAAACCATTTGTATTGTTTGGCCAGGGAGTTATTTTAGGTAAGGCCGAAGAAGAATTTAAAGCCTTTATCGAAAAGTCTGGTATTCCTGCTGCATGGACCATTATGGGCGAGGGCGCTATTCCAACCTCACACCCTTTAAACGTAGGTATGTTGGGTATGCACGGAAATTACGGTCCAAACGTATTAACAAACGAAGCAGATGTAATTATTGCCATCGGTATGCGTTTTGATGACCGTGTAACCGGCCGTTTAGATAAATATGCCAAACAGGCAAAAGTAGTTCACCTGGATATCGATCCTGCCGAAATTGACAAAAACGTTAAAGCTGAAGTTGGCGTTTGGGGCGATTGTAAAGAAACCCTACCCCTGTTAACCAATTTAGTTAACGAAAGTAAACACGAAGAATGGGTTGCCAAATTTAGGGAATATAACCAACAGGAAATTGATCAGGTAATTACACCTGAGCTATACCCTACAGGTGATGAAATGACCATGGGCGAAGTATTGCGCAACATTAACGAAATATGTGGTGGTGATGCAGTTATTGTTACCGACGTTGGTCAGCACCAAATGGTAGCTTGCCGCTACGCTAAATTTAACAATACACGCAGCAACATTACTTCGGGTGGTTTGGGTACCATGGGTTTTGGCTTACCGGCAGCAATTGGTGCTAAATATGGTGCCCCTGATAAAACGGTAATTGCCATTATTGGTGATGGTGGTTTTCAAATGACACCACAGGAATTAGGTACCATTATGCAGTTTGGTGCAGCGGTTAAAATTCTGATCCTGAACAACCGTTTCCTAGGCATGGTTCGCCAGTGGCAACAGCTATTCCACGATAAACGTTACTCTTTTGTAAACATTACCAGTCCTGATTTTGTGGCCTTAGCTAAATCTTACTACATCGAGGCAGCTAAAGTTGACGAACGTGCAAACCTGAGAGCAGCACTGGAAACCATGATTAACCACGAAGGTTCTTACCTGCTTGAAGTTATGGTTGGCAGAGAAAATAATGTTTTCCCGATGGTTCCACAAGGAATGAGCGTAAGCGAAATCAGGTTGAAATAA
- a CDS encoding DinB family protein gives MDQVFEFIINTRTAFIKLIDSLTIEQLNKIPDGYNNNIIWNFGHIVVSTQTLSYFRTGIWPNPAAVKFNEYYKKDTKPTYTVTEAEVAELRAIALASIESIKADYAKGTFTNITPFVTATYGVQLNSIEEVLITTIGHDNVHYGYASALKKKV, from the coding sequence ATGGATCAAGTATTCGAATTTATTATAAACACAAGAACGGCATTTATTAAGTTAATCGATAGCTTAACTATCGAGCAATTGAATAAAATCCCTGATGGTTATAACAACAACATCATTTGGAACTTTGGCCACATTGTAGTGAGTACACAAACACTTAGTTATTTTCGTACTGGTATCTGGCCCAACCCAGCTGCAGTAAAGTTTAACGAATACTACAAAAAAGATACTAAACCAACTTATACCGTTACCGAAGCAGAAGTTGCAGAATTAAGAGCGATTGCTTTAGCAAGTATTGAAAGCATAAAAGCAGATTACGCCAAAGGAACATTTACCAATATCACCCCTTTTGTAACGGCAACCTATGGTGTACAGTTAAACAGTATTGAAGAAGTATTGATTACCACCATTGGTCACGATAATGTGCATTATGGCTACGCTTCTGCTTTGAAGAAAAAAGTTTAA
- the leuC gene encoding 3-isopropylmalate dehydratase large subunit, with translation MSKTLVEKIWDAHVVKSEEGFPDILYIDTHLIHEVTSPQAFDGLRKRGLPVLRPKQTVATADHNVPTLNQLLPIKEELSRYQVDMLTKNCAEFGVELYGLGHPFQGIVHVIGPELGITLPGKTMVCGDSHTSTHGAFGAIAFGIGTSQVEQVFATQCLLQSKPKTMKIEVNGELAKGVGAKDIILYIIAKISAAGGTGYFIEYAGSAIEALSMEARMTICNMSIEMGARGGLIAPDQITFDYIKGREFAPAGEEWDKALAYWKTLYSDADAKFDSVLTFDAADIAPMITYGTNPGMGMGIQEHIPATAAQPETEKVSYKKALDYMGFDDDSALIGKPIDYVFIGSCTNSRIEDLREVANFVKDKHKADNVTVWIVPGSKQVEQQAKNEGLDKIFEAAGFQLREPGCSACLGMNEDKIPAGKYCVSTSNRNFEGRQGQNARTLLASPLTAAAAAVTGKITDVRELLEKAEG, from the coding sequence ATGTCAAAAACATTAGTAGAAAAAATTTGGGATGCTCACGTTGTAAAAAGTGAAGAAGGATTTCCTGATATTTTATACATTGATACACACTTAATACACGAGGTAACTTCTCCGCAGGCATTTGATGGCTTGCGCAAAAGAGGATTGCCTGTTTTGCGTCCGAAACAAACTGTAGCCACCGCCGATCATAACGTACCAACGTTAAATCAGTTGTTGCCGATAAAAGAAGAACTTTCGCGCTATCAGGTAGACATGCTTACCAAAAACTGTGCAGAATTTGGAGTAGAACTATATGGTTTAGGTCACCCTTTTCAAGGGATTGTTCACGTTATCGGTCCCGAACTAGGCATTACCTTACCTGGCAAAACCATGGTTTGCGGCGATAGCCATACCTCTACACATGGTGCTTTCGGTGCCATTGCGTTTGGCATTGGTACTTCGCAGGTGGAGCAGGTTTTTGCTACGCAATGTTTATTGCAATCGAAACCTAAAACCATGAAAATTGAGGTTAATGGCGAGCTTGCAAAAGGTGTTGGTGCAAAAGACATTATCTTATACATTATAGCCAAAATCTCTGCAGCTGGTGGTACAGGTTATTTTATTGAATATGCAGGTTCGGCAATTGAAGCTTTAAGCATGGAAGCCCGCATGACGATCTGTAACATGAGTATCGAAATGGGTGCACGTGGTGGTTTAATTGCTCCTGATCAAATTACTTTCGACTACATTAAAGGACGCGAGTTTGCTCCTGCAGGCGAAGAATGGGATAAAGCTTTAGCTTACTGGAAAACATTATACAGTGATGCAGATGCGAAATTTGATAGTGTTTTAACTTTCGATGCTGCAGATATTGCCCCGATGATTACGTATGGTACCAATCCGGGAATGGGAATGGGTATTCAGGAACATATTCCTGCAACCGCAGCGCAACCAGAAACTGAAAAAGTATCATACAAAAAAGCCTTAGATTATATGGGTTTTGACGATGATTCAGCTCTAATTGGTAAACCAATCGATTATGTTTTCATCGGAAGTTGTACCAATTCACGTATCGAAGATTTGCGCGAAGTAGCCAATTTTGTAAAAGACAAACACAAAGCAGATAACGTTACCGTTTGGATTGTTCCGGGTTCGAAACAAGTAGAACAGCAAGCTAAAAACGAAGGTTTGGATAAAATTTTCGAAGCTGCAGGTTTCCAGTTACGCGAGCCAGGTTGTAGCGCCTGCTTAGGGATGAACGAAGATAAAATTCCTGCTGGTAAATATTGTGTGTCTACATCGAACAGAAACTTTGAAGGCAGACAGGGACAAAATGCCCGTACTTTATTGGCAAGTCCTTTAACTGCTGCAGCTGCTGCTGTTACCGGAAAAATTACTGACGTAAGAGAGCTGCTCGAAAAGGCAGAAGGTTAA
- the ilvD gene encoding dihydroxy-acid dehydratase, with protein MSELNKYSKTFTQDPTQPAAQAMLYGIGLTDADMAKAQVGIASMGYDGNTCNMHLNDLAKDVKAGVWKNDLVGLVFNTIGVSDGMSNGTDGMRYSLVSRDVIADSIETICGGQYYDGVIAIPGCDKNMPGAIMAMARLDRPSIMVYGGTIAPGHYKGEELNIVSAFEALGQKICGNLSDEDYQGIIKHTCPGAGACGGMYTANTMASAIEALGMSLPYSSSNPAISEEKKQECLDAGKYIKILLEKDIKPSDIMTRKAFENAIRSIIILGGSTNAVLHFIAMGKAIGIEITQDDFQKMSDVTPVLADFKPSGKYLMQDLHQYGGIPAVLKYLLNEGLLHGDCLTVTGKTVAENLADVKSIMDYDQKIIQKLSEPIKATGHLQILYGNLAEKGSVAKISGKEGEKFEGPARVFDGEHDLIAGISSGRVQPGDVIVIKNSGPVGAPGMPEMLKPTSAIIGAGLGKSVALITDGRFSGGTHGFVVGHITPESYKGGLIGLVEDEDRILIDAVNNIISLQVSDEVIAERRKKYVQPALKVNKGVLYKYAKTVSDASEGCVTDE; from the coding sequence ATGAGCGAATTAAACAAGTACAGTAAAACATTTACACAAGACCCAACACAACCGGCGGCGCAAGCCATGCTTTACGGAATCGGTTTAACCGATGCTGATATGGCTAAAGCACAGGTCGGTATTGCAAGTATGGGTTACGATGGTAACACCTGCAACATGCACCTGAACGACCTTGCAAAAGACGTCAAAGCAGGGGTCTGGAAAAATGATTTAGTGGGCTTGGTTTTTAATACCATTGGTGTAAGCGATGGCATGAGTAACGGAACTGATGGTATGCGTTACTCTTTAGTTAGCCGTGATGTAATTGCTGATAGTATCGAAACCATATGTGGTGGACAATACTACGACGGTGTAATTGCCATTCCGGGATGTGATAAAAATATGCCTGGCGCCATTATGGCCATGGCACGTTTAGATCGCCCTTCAATTATGGTTTATGGTGGTACAATTGCCCCAGGCCATTATAAAGGTGAAGAATTAAACATTGTTTCAGCTTTCGAGGCTTTAGGTCAAAAAATTTGCGGCAATCTTTCTGATGAAGATTATCAGGGTATCATAAAGCACACTTGTCCGGGTGCGGGTGCCTGCGGTGGTATGTATACAGCAAATACCATGGCATCGGCAATCGAAGCTCTGGGTATGAGTTTACCTTACTCCTCTTCAAACCCTGCAATAAGCGAAGAAAAGAAACAGGAATGTTTAGATGCCGGTAAGTATATCAAAATATTGCTTGAAAAAGATATCAAACCATCTGATATCATGACGAGAAAAGCATTTGAAAATGCCATCCGTTCGATTATCATTTTAGGTGGCAGTACCAATGCCGTTTTACACTTTATCGCTATGGGTAAAGCCATTGGCATAGAAATTACGCAAGATGATTTCCAGAAAATGAGTGATGTAACACCGGTACTTGCGGATTTTAAACCTAGTGGTAAATATTTGATGCAGGATTTACACCAATATGGAGGTATTCCTGCAGTATTAAAATATTTATTGAACGAAGGTTTATTACATGGCGATTGCTTAACCGTAACCGGAAAAACCGTAGCTGAGAATTTGGCTGATGTAAAATCGATTATGGATTATGATCAAAAAATCATTCAAAAATTAAGCGAACCGATTAAAGCCACTGGTCACTTACAGATTCTCTACGGCAACCTGGCCGAAAAAGGTTCTGTTGCTAAAATCAGTGGTAAAGAAGGCGAAAAGTTTGAAGGTCCTGCACGTGTTTTTGATGGTGAACATGATCTAATTGCCGGTATTTCGAGCGGTCGCGTTCAACCTGGCGATGTAATCGTAATTAAAAACTCAGGTCCGGTTGGTGCCCCGGGTATGCCCGAAATGTTAAAACCAACTTCAGCCATTATTGGTGCTGGTTTGGGTAAATCGGTAGCTTTAATTACCGATGGTCGTTTCTCTGGTGGTACCCACGGTTTTGTGGTTGGTCACATCACACCAGAATCATACAAAGGTGGTTTAATTGGCCTTGTAGAAGATGAAGACAGAATCTTAATCGATGCAGTTAACAATATTATTAGCCTACAGGTTAGCGATGAAGTGATTGCAGAACGCAGAAAGAAATATGTACAACCAGCATTGAAAGTTAACAAAGGTGTATTGTATAAATATGCTAAAACAGTTTCAGATGCATCAGAAGGATGTGTAACTGACGAATAA
- the atpC gene encoding ATP synthase F1 subunit epsilon, with translation MNLEILTPDKKVYEGEVTAVTVPGTLGSFQILKDHAPIISTLEDGEVIIKANKADEQRFFIKGGVVEAIHNKIVVLAEGIA, from the coding sequence ATGAATTTAGAAATATTAACTCCCGATAAAAAAGTTTACGAAGGTGAAGTAACAGCAGTTACAGTTCCGGGTACTTTAGGTTCTTTCCAGATTTTAAAAGACCACGCCCCTATCATCTCAACTTTGGAAGATGGAGAAGTTATTATAAAAGCAAACAAAGCAGATGAGCAACGCTTTTTTATTAAAGGTGGTGTAGTTGAAGCCATTCACAATAAAATTGTTGTTTTGGCAGAGGGTATTGCTTAA
- a CDS encoding glyoxalase superfamily protein, with product MKCNKAIPVLRIFDYNKAIEFYVNWLGFTIDWEHTFEENTPVYMQISLNGIELHLSEHHGDCSPGASVFVDCTGLKEFHKTLIDKKYKYNRPGLEKTFYGTWAVTVNDPFYNKITFNQTLTEAEKQ from the coding sequence ATGAAATGCAATAAAGCCATACCAGTACTAAGAATATTCGATTACAATAAAGCCATCGAGTTTTACGTAAACTGGTTAGGCTTTACAATAGACTGGGAACACACTTTTGAAGAAAACACTCCGGTTTATATGCAGATTTCGCTCAATGGCATCGAATTACATTTAAGCGAGCATCATGGAGACTGTTCTCCAGGCGCAAGTGTATTTGTAGATTGTACCGGGCTGAAAGAATTTCATAAAACTTTAATTGATAAAAAATATAAATACAACCGTCCGGGCCTGGAAAAAACATTTTATGGCACATGGGCAGTAACAGTAAACGATCCGTTTTATAACAAAATAACGTTTAACCAAACTTTAACCGAAGCAGAAAAGCAATAA
- the ilvC gene encoding ketol-acid reductoisomerase: MANYFNTLPLREKLNQLGVCDFMDSAEFLDGVSALKGKKLVIVGCGAQGLNQGLNLRDSGLDVSYTLRKEAIEGKRDSWKNATENNFKVGTYEELIPTADVVINLTPDKQHTAVVNAIMPLMKEGATLLYSHGFNIVEEGMQIRKDLTVIMVAPKCPGSEVRAEYVRGFGVPTLIAVHPENDPQGKGLAQAKAYCVGTGGHRAGVLKSSFVAEVKSDLMGEQTILCGLLQTGSILSFDKMVEKGIDAGYASKLVQYGVEVITEALKQGGITAMMDRLSNVAKIKAFEISEELKDIMRPLFQKHQDDIMSGEFSRIMMEDWANGDKNLLGWRAETGETAFEKTPAGDVKIGEQEYFDNYLLMVAFVRAGVELAFETMVQAGIKPESAYYESLHETPLIANTIARKKLFEMNRVISDTAEYGCYLFDQACKPLLGDFMKKVDTDLVGKNFNEGKDGAVDNRQLIDVNEAIRSHQVEQIGATLRKAMTAMKAIKTA; encoded by the coding sequence ATGGCAAATTATTTTAACACATTACCGCTTAGAGAAAAATTAAACCAATTAGGTGTTTGCGACTTTATGGACAGTGCTGAATTTTTAGATGGCGTTAGCGCACTAAAAGGTAAAAAACTGGTAATAGTAGGTTGCGGAGCACAAGGCTTAAACCAGGGTTTAAATTTAAGAGATAGTGGTTTAGATGTTAGTTATACATTGCGTAAAGAAGCGATTGAAGGTAAAAGAGATTCGTGGAAAAATGCTACTGAAAACAATTTCAAAGTTGGCACTTACGAAGAATTGATCCCAACTGCTGACGTGGTAATTAACCTTACTCCTGATAAACAACATACAGCAGTAGTAAATGCAATTATGCCTTTAATGAAAGAAGGTGCAACTTTATTATACTCACACGGTTTCAACATCGTTGAAGAAGGTATGCAAATCCGTAAGGACTTAACCGTAATTATGGTGGCACCTAAATGTCCGGGCAGTGAAGTTAGAGCAGAGTATGTAAGGGGGTTTGGTGTACCTACCCTAATTGCAGTTCACCCTGAAAATGATCCTCAAGGCAAAGGTTTGGCTCAGGCTAAAGCTTATTGCGTAGGTACTGGTGGTCACAGAGCTGGTGTATTAAAATCATCTTTCGTAGCCGAGGTAAAATCTGATTTAATGGGTGAGCAAACAATCCTTTGTGGTTTATTGCAAACAGGTTCTATCCTGTCATTCGATAAAATGGTAGAAAAAGGAATCGATGCGGGTTATGCTTCTAAATTGGTTCAATATGGTGTAGAAGTAATTACCGAAGCCTTAAAACAAGGTGGTATTACAGCCATGATGGATAGGTTAAGCAACGTAGCTAAAATTAAGGCTTTCGAAATCTCTGAGGAGTTGAAAGACATTATGCGTCCATTGTTCCAAAAACACCAGGATGATATTATGAGTGGCGAATTTAGCCGTATCATGATGGAAGACTGGGCAAACGGCGATAAAAACTTATTGGGCTGGAGAGCCGAAACAGGCGAAACTGCATTCGAAAAAACACCAGCAGGCGATGTTAAAATCGGTGAGCAGGAATATTTCGACAACTACCTTTTAATGGTTGCCTTTGTACGTGCAGGTGTTGAATTGGCTTTCGAAACCATGGTACAGGCTGGTATTAAACCAGAATCGGCTTACTATGAGTCGTTACACGAAACACCACTTATTGCCAACACCATTGCACGTAAAAAATTATTCGAAATGAACCGTGTAATTTCTGATACTGCAGAATATGGTTGCTATTTATTCGATCAGGCATGTAAACCGCTTTTAGGCGATTTCATGAAAAAAGTAGATACCGATTTAGTAGGTAAAAACTTTAACGAAGGTAAAGACGGTGCTGTAGATAACAGACAATTAATTGATGTTAACGAAGCCATCCGTTCTCACCAGGTTGAGCAGATTGGTGCTACTTTACGTAAAGCCATGACCGCCATGAAAGCAATTAAAACAGCATAG